A segment of the Amycolatopsis thermophila genome:
CCGCGGAGCAGGTCGGGCTGCAGCAGAGCGTGCGTCGCCTGCTCGCGGCACGGGCCGCACCGCGCAGCGCCTTCACCGAGGAGGCACCGGCGCAGGCGCGAGCGCTGTGGGCGGCGCTGAACGACGTCGGCCTGGGCGCGCTCGGCCTCGACCTCCCGCAGTACGAGCTGACCTCCACCGCGATCGAGCAGATGCTGGTTGCGGAGGAACTCGGCCGGGCCGTCGCGCCCGTCCCGTTCACCGGCGTGGCCGCGGCCACCTCGCTGCTGTCGCGCGGTACCGAACGCGCCGCCGCGCACCTGCTGGAGCAGGTCATCGAAGGCCGGATCACCGTGGCAGCGCTTCCGGCCGCCACCGGCGCCGGGGTCGACGTGAAGGCGGCGGCCGGGGACGAGGGCTGGACGGTCGACGGGGAAGTCGCGATCGTTCCGGGCGGCGCCTGGGCGCAGACCCTGCTGGTCGTCGCGCACACGACGAGCGGCACCCCGGCCGTGCTCGCGGTCGAACTCGACGCACCAGGGGTCACCACGACGCCGTTGCCCGCGATCGACCCGACCGTGGGCCTGGCCCAGGTCGGCTTCTCCCGCACCCCCGGCGTCCCGGTGCTGGTGCGCGACGCGGACGAAGCGATCTCCGCGGCGAGCGCACTGGCCACCCTGCTCGTGGCCGCCGAGTCCACCGGGGTCGCGGAACGAGCGCTGCGGATCGCCGCCGAGTACGCGCTGACCCGCAGGCAGTTCGGTCACCCCATCGGCGCCTTCCAGGCCATCAAGCACAAGTTGGCCGACATGCTCGTCCTGGTCGAGAACGCGCGGTCGGCCTGCTACGGGGCCGCCTGGCAGCTCTCCGCCGGTGCGGAGGCCGACCTCTACGTGGCGATGGCGAAGGCCGTCGCGTCGGAAAGCGCCACGCAGGTCGCGGCCGACGCGCTGCAGATCCACGGCGGCATCGGCTGCACCTTCGAGCACGACATCCACCTCTACCTGCGCCGCGCCAAATCCGGGCAGCTCCTGTACGGCGACACGGCCGAGCACCTCGACGTGATCGCGGCGGCGCTGCTCGACGAGCCCATCCCTGGAGGAGCGACCCGATGACCGAGGTGACCAGCACGTCCGCGCAGAGCACCGGGGAGTTCCGCGCGGAGCTGTCCGCATGGCTCGACGCCAACCTCCCCGAGGGCTGGGGCACCCCCGCGTTCCGGATGCCGAAG
Coding sequences within it:
- a CDS encoding acyl-CoA dehydrogenase family protein, producing MEFQLTAEQVGLQQSVRRLLAARAAPRSAFTEEAPAQARALWAALNDVGLGALGLDLPQYELTSTAIEQMLVAEELGRAVAPVPFTGVAAATSLLSRGTERAAAHLLEQVIEGRITVAALPAATGAGVDVKAAAGDEGWTVDGEVAIVPGGAWAQTLLVVAHTTSGTPAVLAVELDAPGVTTTPLPAIDPTVGLAQVGFSRTPGVPVLVRDADEAISAASALATLLVAAESTGVAERALRIAAEYALTRRQFGHPIGAFQAIKHKLADMLVLVENARSACYGAAWQLSAGAEADLYVAMAKAVASESATQVAADALQIHGGIGCTFEHDIHLYLRRAKSGQLLYGDTAEHLDVIAAALLDEPIPGGATR